TGTGCCATTACTTCAATCACAGTGCACTTTCTCTGCCTGTGTGTGCGGAGTCATGCGTGTGTGAACTGGAAACCAAACCAACGTTGACCTCATCAAAAGGATTTCCAACGTCTTTTTGgtctttttgtttgcccggACCGGCTGGCCTTTGACTTTGCTGCAGGGGGGAGCTTGGAGCAAGCCGAGTGCTGTGGAAACTGTGCAAATGAACTTTAGGCctttggctttgtttgtttgcatttcggTTTCCCACTCCCAAAAGCCAGTTGACCGACTCCCCCCATGTTTTCCACTTGATGTTACCTAAAACatgctttattttattttggaacAATATAATTTTGTAACTTTTCAGACGCACAGGATCAGCCACATCGGGAAATCTAATGAAAATGGGCAGAACTTTTACACCATTTGCTCGGCATCGTCCGCAGCTCCAGCTCTAGTATCCTGCCCCCCAAAATGTATCTTGTCCAACAACAATTGAAATCTTATTGAGTGTCCTGTCCTTTGCAGTAGAGGATTCGATTTTTGCGCACCTCCTTTCCTTTGTGTTTTTCTTGCAAATTGTTATTTGCCATCGTAAGTGCCCCTCCGCAGCTGCCCTTGCCCTTCTTTTCGTATTGGtttacaaaattggttaaaCTGTGTATTGGTGCAATTGTACGAATTGACTTTTGAATTGCTTGAAAATAGTGTTTGGCCATTCTACTTGGAAGGCAAAGATTATAACTACAAGCCATTAGGTACCTTGCAAAATATATAACTTCTAACGATTATCATTTCaatctgcatacatatgtatacatacataaatccCCTAATCAAACATCTGAAATTATGCTGGAATTCTAAGAAAGCGTTTTAGTTTCTAAACCCTGTCGGTGTATATTTTAACATCACTGTTTTTATATCTAAATAATTTCTGTACATTTGGAGTCGCCAAAAAAGTTTTGCTTTGACATCTTAAATCTGAACGGAGAGGACTACATTTGCGTCTGTTTAACTGGACCCATCCATGGAGTGGGATTCACATAGAGTTGAGATATGGTGCCTCGCAGTGAGTCCATGCCCTGATTGAGGGGCACCGGCTTGGGCTTGGCGTCCACATTGCTCATCCACTTCGACCAGGCATCCTGGGCCAGTTGCCGGCGCTGTTCCTCTTTCAAGGCCTTGGACAACATGGCGCGTCGCTTCTCCTCGcgctgcgcctgctgctgacTCTGCTTTTTTAGCCACCAGTCCTCAACGACCCTGCGAATCTCGTCCTTGGACACCTTGCGAATGCGTCTGGGTGCCGTCGATGAGCTCGGCCCGGATCCCAGCGATCCCAGTCCGGATAAGGACGATACGACGGGATTCTTGCGCAGTGACTCCAACGGATTCTTGCGCAGAGCTATGCTGGCCTTCATGGCCGCGTCTTGGATGTGGCTCTCCAGCTGCAAGTTTGCCGCCTGGCGGGCCTTGTCCTTTAGCCACTGCTCGTAGCACATCCTGGCCAGCTGCTTGCGCTCCTCCGTCCGCTGCTGCTTGAactcctgctcctccttgaTTCGCCGCTGCTTCTCTAGTaattgctgctgcttggcTGAGTACCAGTTCTGATAGGCGGCCTCTGGTTGGCGGTCCACCTGCGAAATGTgggaaataaattataattttatgtaaTAAAACAACTCACATCCTACCTTAATTCCCTTGCAGTGGCTGAGATAGTTGAGGGAGCTTTCCTGCGAGCTGAGACACAGCGAGGGCACCAAGTTGCTCTGGATCTCCGATCGCTTGAGTCCGCCGAGCGACCAGTTGTCCGTAGATTGGGGCGAAGGATTTCCACCGTCGTCCTTGAAGAAGTATGTGCGTGTGGTGTTCTGGGCGAGCGAGCTCGGCGAAGACATGGAGTTTAGTGAGCCTCCGGATGACGGGGAGCGCGCAATGCAAGTCCTGCTGCTGAAGATCTCATCCCGCAGGACTATTTGTCCAGAGGAAGTAACGTGGCCGCAAAATGCCATTCTCTtaacctttttatttttagaggAACGCGTATGAACGAGGAAGCTGTATAGACACTGttaaacgaaataattttttggcttttctttttttcaaaCCGATTGTCTAGGCTCGAAAGTGTGTTACTGAAAGGGTTTTGACTTGTTTTTCACCCACTCCCTGTTGTTTCTCATCCACTCTCACCCAACACAATCTCTTGTCAATTCGAGCCGTGAAAAGTTTGTCGCTGCCCACCACCGACGAGCAATTAAACCTGCAGGCCGGCCAATTGCGCTTTCATATGCAGCGGAAAATTGTAATTACAATGCCGGctactgcaacaacaacaactagcTGGTTGCATAAAGGATATATAGTACGCGTGCCTTGGCGATGACGTCGCGGCTGACGGTGTAAACCTCAGTTGCCGACACATCAGTAAATGGCGGCGGCCCATTGACATTTCCGCTGATTACTTTATGGCCGAACACATGTACACGGACCTTCGCAGCCGCAGTGCATAACGGTCCGACGCCTGTCGCAACATGACATGACATTTCGAcgccccaccacccactgcccGAATGCCCCATCGCCCACTGCCCTCTGGTGGCATCAACGTGGCCCTCATTTAGCGAAGGGTATAATTACTTTGTAATGATACTCGTATTACTTTCCGCCGGAGTAAATGTAATATAAAAGGCTCCATCACTTTTGTTTACTTGGCCAACAACGTCGCGCTGAGCAGATTGGCATTTTTAAGGCTCTATAAAAAGTAAAGCGATCGAAATATCAGGCACACTGTATGCAACATGGCTTAagttgagttttttttttaaatccatGGCTTAAATAAGGTACATGCTTAGGATCCTTAGcttaacaataaacaaaatacattgtgatgcattttaatataaatctaTTACGATGTCAATGGCACTACACAGAGTAATTGATCACTTAGCCAAAAGTTGACCATTTTCGGCGGTCATCATTTTTGGTGGACGAGACGCACTGTCGTCAAATTGAAGCGCAAGGACACACATACTCACATGCACAATTGAACCGGTTGACACAttcgaaaacaaacaaacaggcgATGCGCCGAACAGCGAAAATCTCAAAATGTAATGACAGGCTAATTATGCGTGCAAAtggtttataaatattttataatgccCGCGTGACCCTGACTTCAAAGTGGGTGAGTGGGGCTGGCCTCTgatggctgtgtgtgtgttggccacGAATCCCGACACCGAACTGAGCTCCAATGCCCCGCGGCAGGGTGTGCATTGTGTGCAATTCGACTGTTTGTTCGGGATCGagtctgtatgtgtgtgtgtgtgtgttttgcgcATCGCTGATTGCATTGCGGTTTTACGACTTCATTATTGTTAATTATACGCCGCGTTGGCAGCCTCCTCCGCCAAAGCGTTTCGCATAGAATCCTCGACGAGAAGGCCcataccccccccccccctttcgaTGCAGTATGGCCCATTCGTGTGGCAGCTGTCAAAAAGGTGAACGagtaaattcaaaaatatgaCATTGCGGAAACCACAAACTTAATTGGGCTTATGGCAACGGGCCGACACTGAGCCAACTAATTTCTCACTCTGGTGTGCAGATTATGGATTGGGTGTGGCCACTAATATTCATATTCGCCGATGGGGTTAATAAACGTGGCCGCCCAATTGaaacaattataatattttctctCAATTTATTTCGGCAAAGATGGATGAAAAGCAATATTATTAATGTGTGCCGATCTGCAACGGTGCTAATCAAAACATGTTACAATGTATGTAGCTACTTTTTAATCAGCTTGGTttactatttaaaaaaaatatttttcctggCAATACATTCTGTAACAGGGAAGGCTTATGTGAAGCACGGTGCATAATTACCAACTATACATAAGCAACTATATTTTTAAGTAGTAACATCTTTGGCTCATTCGAAC
The sequence above is a segment of the Drosophila melanogaster chromosome 2L genome. Coding sequences within it:
- the CG7251 gene encoding uncharacterized protein, isoform B, encoding MAFCGHVTSSGQIVLRDEIFSSRTCIARSPSSGGSLNSMSSPSSLAQNTTRTYFFKDDGGNPSPQSTDNWSLGGLKRSEIQSNLVPSLCLSSQESSLNYLSHCKGIKVDRQPEAAYQNWYSAKQQQLLEKQRRIKEEQEFKQQRTEERKQLARMCYEQWLKDKARQAANLQLESHIQDAAMKASIALRKNPLESLRKNPVVSSLSGLGSLGSGPSSSTAPRRIRKVSKDEIRRVVEDWWLKKQSQQQAQREEKRRAMLSKALKEEQRRQLAQDAWSKWMSNVDAKPKPVPLNQGMDSLRGTISQLYVNPTPWMGPVKQTQM